The Prionailurus bengalensis isolate Pbe53 chromosome B1, Fcat_Pben_1.1_paternal_pri, whole genome shotgun sequence genomic interval accctcccctgttcatgctctgtctgtctcaaaaataaataaacattttttaaaaattaaaaaaaaaagaaaagacttcttaTATTACTGAGGGCTCCTTtcacaaaaaaaattttcttaggaCAGGTCAGAGTGAAATCTCCACCCTACCCccccaagagaaataaatatgtaggggggaaaaaaaaacctggtcaAGAGGGTATACTAAAAAAACTGATATGTCCATTAGGTGAAACCACATGAAACTGCAGTTTTGTAGGTCAAAATCAGTCAAATATCATCATTTTCATATGGCTGAGTTTATACATATGGCATTGTTCCGTAAGTCTAGAGAGAGTTGTTTCCAGGAACTGACTTCAAAAGTGACACTTGGTAGTTAGGATTTGGGTGAGCTATTGCCTCTAAGTTATATTCATCACTTTTAAAATGGAactcaaatttatatttatataaatatgcatttttttttttatttgagagagaaagaaagtgtgtgcaagcaggggagaggggggagagagagagagagagagagagagagacaatctcaagcaggctccacacggggctcaatctcacaaccctggatcatgacctgaacccaaatcaagagctgatgctcaaccgactgagccacccaggcgccccaaggaactCTGAAACATTTTGACAGATATTTCAaactacacaaaagaaaaattacttggtTACAACAGAATCTCCAAGTCCtgtgcttctttcctttcttcacctGAAAAATCACCTGAATAATAGGTCGAGTAGCTTTGTGTATATTTTGATGGCTGCATGCACAATACTTTGTAGGAATGTCTATGTTGCCCCCAGCACGGGAGAGGGCATGAAATAAGGAATCAGGAAGCCTGCAGCCTTCCAGTTGTGTGCAAAGCTTGGGCAAAGCTACTCGCCCTCACGGCTTTGGTTTACATCTgcataaaacaaagataataactTGCCTCGTGGAGTAATTTGTGAGCATGACACGAAATGTAATAAAGTGAGAGACCTTTGTAATGACCAAGTGTTACACAATTAGAAAAGCTGGTTTCTATACGTTAATAAAGATTAATGCTGCGGATCACTGAGCATTCTACAACCAGAAACTTAAATAGATTGTTTTCCGTTACCTCTTGCagggtaaggagagagagagccaacTGTCGTGGCTTCGGCTTGGTCCCAGCACAACGCCAAGGGCCACATGTCTGTTCTCTTCTTGACCAGTTCACGTGGCTGGTGTAGACAGATCCCGTGTCCTAGCTGGGGCCCTCAAAGATTATTTTGTGGGCTTAACTGATGCAGAGAGGCTTCACGCACGGATAGAATTGAGTGGGGAATTGCAAAGTGCCCATTTTATGATCCCGGTGGTGGGGAGACACAGCTGGAGACAACCTGGTTTCCTAGATTGTGCCGATTTGCAGACTTAGTGCATTCCTGCAATGTCACTTCGGTAAGTAGCAAGCGTTCTTACAAGATCTGCTTGAGCGCAGCAAAGATGTGGCCACTGTCCTCCAGGGCCTCGCACCGGAGCCTGGGGTCAGACAGGTGACTTAACAACAGCACTGCGGTAGACATCAGAGTAGACCAAAAAGGCGACGGGGAAACCGAGCAGGGAGAGATCAATTCTAACAGGCAGTTTAGGACGCTTCGTTGAGAAGGAGGAATTAGGTCAAATTGGGTggctaggaaggaaggaaaagaattcaAGCGGACGAATAGTTTGATGCAAGAAATCAGGGGTCCACGCGGCAGTTCATGTGCAAGCTACATGGGGCTGGAGATCGGGGAGGGGTGAGAGGGCTTTGAACACCTGCCAGGAGCCGAGGCATTAGGCCTTAATTCTGTAGGAAGCAGGGAGACGTCCTAAAGGCCTCCAAGCAAGAAAGTAACGCCTGGAAGTCCCACAAACCAAGAAGGAGGTCAATTCTCGAAtggaagggtgggtggggagataaAGGAGCCTTTCAGTTCGCAGTGACACAGGAGCCCTGAAACGCAGACATCCTTCAAAGGAGATACATTGAGTTACACTGTaggctccctgaaggcagggtcAGGGGCTTagccatttttgtttccttcttgtcAAGCGCAGTACGCGGtggttaaaaaaagagacaggaaggaggcagggagcgAGGACGAAACTTTGCTGAATGAGCCAAACTCACGCAGAGGTAGGAATGGTGcggctgtttgttttgtttttcacttttaacgtttattttttgggagagagcgcgagcgagcctgggggaggagcagagagcgagagggagacactgaacctccactgcggggctcgaacccacgcaccgtgaggtcctgacctgagcctgaacccactgagccacccaggcgaacGGTGGGGCTTTGAACGGCTGCACCCGCGCGAAGGCTGAGCGcaggccccggggtgggggtgggggggtaacTGGTCCCAGTCCCGCCCCAGCCGGGGGGAGGTCGGACGGGCCTCCGCGCAGCCCAGAGAGTCGCTCTCCGGGGGGAGGAAAGGGCGCCTACCTCGGCTCGGCGGGGAGAACCGAACGCGCCCACCCAGGCCGAGGGCGAAGCGGTCGCTGAACTCAGTCTGCGGGAGGCGTGAGGCCTTCGGAGCGGCGGACTCACAAAGCGAACGAAGGCGCCTCTGGGGCGGGTGAGGCGCCGGGAGGGCTCGCCCGGGACGTCGTCTCTCCCCGCGGAGCCGGAGGGCGACCGCCCCCGGCGGGAAGGGGGCGCGCCCGGTCCCACCCAGCGGCCGGGAGGACCCGCGCGAGGCCGCGCCCCGCTTTCGGGGTTGCCGCGGCGGCGGTTTGGGGGTGCTGCGGCTTGGGAAGGGGGCACCGAGAATGCAGAGGGCTCTGATCACAGCCGGCGCCCTTGCCGGCCAGGGCCCTCGTCTGCGCCACCGCAGCCGCGCAGCCGGGGCCGCTGTCCCCGGAGACTTGTGTCCCGGCACGCGGCAGGCCCTCCCCGCGGCGCGTCTCCGGAAGCCTAGGGAAGAGCCCTCGAACGCGGGCGGCTCGGGGCTGAGCGGAGGAGACCGACCCCCGCCGCGCTTCGGGGTGTGTCTGCCGCCGCAGGGCCCGAGCTACCCCCGGAGGCGCCGCAGGGCGCAGCGGTGGCGCAGCGGGGTCGGTGGCCCGGGTGGGGGACTGCGCCTGGGGCGCCTGCCGACGCACGGAGGTCGGGGTTCTCTCAGCCCTAAGAACGGGCCTGGCAGGAGAGGGTACCTGCAAGAAAGGAATTAATCTGTAGGTAGCTACGTTCTTTCTGTATTAAGACAAAGCACTGCGCTCCCCTCTggataaatcagaaaaaaatcagtcaagctTGACGGAGAGTCAGGCAGCGGGTCCCGAGGCAGAAACCCTTTCTACCTCCTCCCCTAGCTGTCTCTGTTTCCTCGACACAAAAACTACCGTGTACCTCTCTACACAGCGTCTTCCGGAAGATTAGGATAAAGAGATCTTTTCCTTACCAGGAGAGTCTGCTGGCATCCTAtgttctttgcatttccacataaagTTTAGAATCCGTTTGTCAATTTCTGCCCCCCAAAGAGCTTGCGCAGACTTTGATCAGCGTTGTATTGGACctattttgtcaaatttattcctaaatatttcatgtttttgtaaatttagtaaaaatttgatgctattgtaaatgttaTTTCTTAATTCAATTTCCAAGTGTTTTTTGCCAGTAGAGAGAAAtccagttggggcgcctgggtggctcagtcggttgagcatccgacttcggcttaggtcatggtccccgggtttgtgggttggagccctggctcgggctctgtgatgacagctcggagcctggagcctgcttgggattctgtatctccctctctctctctctgcctctcccctctctgcctctcacctgctcctactgtgtctctctctgtctctctgtctctctccctctcagagataaataaacacttaaaattaaaaaaaaaaagaaatacagttaatttttgtacactGACCTTTTATTCTGCTAAACCTTAATATTGGATTTTTagctcccagaactgtgagagaataaagttCTGCTGTGTTAAAACACCCAGTTTGTGgaaatttgttacagcagccctaggaaatgaatacagagATGTTGGATTCCCAAACCCTAAttgtggatttatctatttctccttgcaattatatcaatttttgtttcatgtatcttCAAGCTCTGTGTTTAAACATACAGAATTGTTATGTCCTCTTGAGACACCAACCCCTTTCTCCTTATAAAATGatctttttcattcctgataaCACTCTCTCTGTTACACCTTttcctatctttttattttttaacctatttgtaTCCTATGTGCACAGTGCGTTTCTTCTCGCAGGCACGTACTTGggtcttgctttcttttcccatATGACAGTCACTGCtttgacttcattatttttgCCTACTATTTTGAGACTTCACTTGCATGCCTTTTTAAAAGTAgggagggtttttttccccttagtttcTCCTTAGTGTACTATTGACAGGTTTTTAGTAAAAATTGGAGACCTCGAATAGGTACTCTTTTGAGAATAGCTACATGTGATCTCCCCCTAGTGGCCACGTTGAATAATGTTATGAAATTCAATCATTTTCTCCCAGAGCACAACTTCTCCATGGCAAGCTATGTGTACTTGAGGGCTGGGTCAATTCCTTGTCAACTTGACTTTAGTGCTTCCCATAGCAGTGAATAACCTGCCTCATGGTCCCAAGAGATGCCCAGTGCCAAAATAAGCTAAGAAAGGAAACTTGGCAATCTTGAAACCTGACAAAATAATAGCCACCCCAAGTAATTAATAACAATGATGGTGTTATGAATACCTTAGTAAGTAactcagaaacataaaaaatggtTGATGTAGGATAGTCATGGAAAGTAAGTAATGTAAATGTTGACTTTCAAAAGCGTTCAGAAGGAAGACGAatagaaagcataaaataaagtgacagaaataaaaattttaaatatgtatagtaGTTTCTTTGCAACTTCCTTTGAATCTACAATTACttcaacataaaatttaaaacatatcagTTGTCATGATAAGTGGAAATGGATCCAAACTCTCTagctaaaagaataaaagtatcaactttttttttttaaggaaaaaaataacatacagaACTTTACAGGGCACATACATAAAACACACAGAATAGTTCAGAGTAAAGGGTTAGAAAAAGATAAACTAGGAAAATGCAGACCAAATGAGAGCAGGTATTGCCCTGTTCCTTTAGAGGGAAAAGACTTTAAGGCAAAAACATCACTGCAGATAAAAAGGACCACAACTTAatgataaaaagttaaatataccaGGAAAGTATAACAATTCAAATCTTgtattcctttaaaattaaagCCTAAAATACGTAAAGGAAAATTTGCTAGAGCTACAAGGAGAGATTGATAAGCCAACCATTAAAGTGGCTGTGAGTTTTATATGGCAGACCATTATTACAATCATATTTCTGCTAGTATAATTACTCCTACTTTATATGATGAAATTCCATATGCCTATATTTCATAGGGCTCCACAAAAATTATGGCGGGTTACATGTGGTCCGCTTCTGCAAAAGTTGAGAACTATTGCACTAGAAATCGAGGCACATCATTTCTTATTCATGCAACAGCATTTGTGGAACCACTATTATGTTTACGTATCATGGAACATATATGCTCCAAGAGTAAGTTGTACCTATTTAGTTTAGCCATTTAAATAATGCATAAGCTGGAGTTTCATAGAACTTCAAAAGAACTATAGTTTTCTATAACTATAGTTATAGCCCTGAAGTCCCTCCAccgccattctctctctctctcactttctgtcAATTAAGTCTGTATCTCCTTCTTAAATAAATGTGCTTGATGGAACAAGCAACAGTAAAGAATTTCCAAAATTATGATATGtcttcaatatattttcttttaaaacgaAGAAAATACTATAGCAAGTACAAATACTGGCCTAGAAACTCAACTGTATGAGGCAACTTAATCTCTATTAAGAGACTCCATTCTGCCAAGTGGTGAAAACAATTggggtccccttctctctcccctttttgcAATGATCTACATCTAAATTCCAGGGATTTCTGTAGTACTAAGGGTAGGAAGGGGGGAGCATATGGTCTGATCTTCACCTATCCATGCTGGCATCAGAGGCCAGGTCCTTATCACCTCTGGTCTTCAGTCACTGCTCCATCAAGGTCACTCGACATTTGCCTCATTTCCAACCATGAAGCTCTTCAGGTCTGGCTTGTTTTCAGCTAACCTTGTTGTCCTTCGGTACAAAATGTTATTCTGCTGCTCCCACACCTCCTGGGGCAGGAGAAAGTTCATGGGGGCTATCTGGGGCCCTTCACACTGGGAGACTAACCTACAGGGGCTGggatttgtataattttttttttaacgtttatttatttttgagacagagagagacagagcatgaacgggggagggtcagagaaagagggagacacagaatcggaaacaggctccaggctctgagctgtcagcacagagcccgacgcggggccatGACCCCCGcgagggtcatgacctgagccgaagtcggacacttaaccgactgatagGGGCTGGGATTTGTTCACCTCCTCCCTTATGCTACTTGGATAGACGTGCATACTAAAACATCACCCAGCCTTTTCTCTCCTGCTTCTTGCTGCCTCTCTGAGCTGCGGGGGAGAGTACAGAGTCCCTGTTTCTCAAGGACCCCCACTAACATCTTGCTCCTTGCTTCCTCTCTAACATAACCTCCTTTCTCCCCAGGCTTGGGAAAATTTGATATACTCTTTAGAAGGATGGGGTGGGCAGGAAAATTCACTTTCCTTTAGGTATTCTCCCAAATCTACTGCTTATACTTgaaatctttctcttcttttggaaattttaatgccaggaattgtttttattttctctctgctttctgagtgttttcttttttctgaggcAACAACAcagaatatctatctatctgcatGAGAAAGGGTCATGGGCTAAAAGAAGCATATGGGGGGAAAAACCCTTATGcgttaaaatagcaaaatattgtTATTCAACAGTACAGAGCAAAAATGGCCTCTCTGATGACATTGATTTTAATAGTAACAGGGATTGTCCTGTTAATGAAGTGAAAGCAGGTGAGCCCCTAAATCATAAAAAAGATGCCATGGCATTTTAGTATACAGGTCAGAGACAGACTTACAGAATtcactgaaatgtttttaaaaatgatttgtcgggggtgtctgggtggctcagtcggtgaagagtccgacttcagctcaggtcaccatctcgcggttcatgagttcaagccccgcgtccggctctgggctgatggctcagagcctggagcctgcttccgattctgtgtctccctctctctctgcccctgttcatgctctgtctctctctgtcccaaaaataaataatcgttaaaaaaaaaaattaaaagaaaaatgatttgtaaggggggggaggtgcctggctggctctgtagGAATAGtgagcgactcttgatcttggagtcacgaattcaagccccaccttgggtgtgaAGGTTActcaaacaaaaacttttaaaaaacacagctgGTAGGCTGTATGAAACACTAACTACTAGGGAAGCCAGTTCAAAACGTACTTAAAAATCAATCAAGTCAACTCCCAGTGAATAATGGCTTTATTCACAGAGAATGCAAGTCAGAAACGAGAAGTGTCCACATGGAAGGTAAATAGATACTTATAGTCGGAGGCGTTATCACTATCCATACAATTAAGCTCACTTGCGCCATAAAATACTGAATATGCTTGTTGGAGTCTTGGAGAAAGTAAGGAGGGGTGCTAAGATTGTGAATGGGAGAGAAgttatggaattttctttttttttttttttaattttttttttcaacgtttatttatttttgggacagagagagacagagcatgaacgggggaggggcagagagagggagacacagaatcggaaacaggctccaggctctgagccgtcagcccagagcccgacgcggggctcgaactcccggaccgcgagatcgtgacctggctgaagttggacgcttaaccgactgcgccacctaggcacccctggaattttcTTTAGGAAGGAGGGGATCTGCCTGCGTTAGTGGGGGAGTGGGGTGCCAGGCTCCCCTGCCTCCGGCAGCCCAGTGAGCGAACTCTCCAGGGATAAGGGCTTTCCAGGAAAACAAGTCCCtctgaccatttatttattttatgattccgGGGCTCCTCTGCCCCCAGAAATCATAGCCTTTAAATAATGGTGCCTAAAATCTTTCTAACAAAGCTTTTTGTTTCAGAAGCATTCATACGCtgttaaaaacacaaactctGAGGCGCCACATTGAAAGTTATTCACCTGGGAAGACCACCGGAGCCCTCGTTGGACCCTGTCACCCCCTGCACGGAATGGCCTTGTAGACACCACAAGTATGTCTGTTCCTGTCATCTGAGCTTCTCCAGGGCAACAATCTTACCTCTCTGATTTTCATATCACCCGTACCCTACAAAGTTTTGGGTGTCTGAAGTGAGGATCCGATAACGTTtgttgagagaggaaaaaagaaaaaaagtaaatgaatgtgaATCAATTGGGTGCTAATGGTTCCGATCATTTCTATCTCGGTGTGGGAGAGTAGGAGGAAAACACATACCCTAAGGAGTGGACCACTAAAGGGCAAAAAGCTTCTAGAATGAAccgtgggttaaaaaaaaaaaaaaaagacgcatTTTGTAGTTTCATAATTTTCCCTGGCATTAGCTACAATCGGGACTAGTAGTTGAAGCATTTTGTAGGCATACCCTGTGTGTGCTTTGATAAGGACTTTACTCTAATGGCACCTGGTTATGAAGGATTTGTTAATTAAGGCATTGTTCTCACTTGATAAGCTAATGAGCAAGAATGACAGAGAaatattgcatttcttttcttttgcctttttggaAGCAATGCATCAGTGTGAATACTTTTGAGTGAAATTCAGAAATTCATATGTGGTCTTATGCTATCGAAACAATAGGTTCTCAGAATTAATTCCTCTTTGCTTAATGGGGAAATTTACCATTAACAAATAGTAATGGTATGTACTAATTAGTAACAGTTTTAGATATATACCTACACACGGGCATTGCATTATCACCACGATCAGCAAACCCttaagtgtttttctttatttcctgtaCCTTTTCCTCTTGAGCAGCTCCCGTTCTCTATTCCAAGTCTGGTAAAATATCAAAGATTCTTTAAAGTTTCCActaaaaaaaagccaaaaagatggggcgcctgggtggctcagttgggtaagcttccaactcctgattctggcacaggttatgatctcacagttcgtgagatcaagctccacggggggctctgtgcttatggggcagagcctgcttgggattctctctatccctgtctctctctgcccctcccttgctcatgctcactctctctctatctctcaaaataaaataaataaacatgaatttaaaaattcaaattcaaattcaaaagagACTAGCTCAATACCTTGCTTTCATTTCTATATAGCCCTGTCGCCCCACCCGCCAGCCTCCAGGACTCTATGCCACATTTGAAGGCAGAGTTGTCTCTCTTATCTCCTAGATACCTTGCCCATTCTCATGCTGGCAGAAAGCCACAGAGTGCTGGGACTGGCAGGTGGACACATGTTCTGCTGGGTGCCATTCTCTGCCCTGCCTGTGTAAGTGATACATGGATCTTGTGATCGCGGGCAGCTCATGCTCCTGAGGACATCTGAGGCCTCTCTTTTCTGAGAAAGCCCGTGGAGGGAGAGGACAGTGTATGAATTTCCGTGGAAAACCTCTTGTCAAGGATTCCAGCTATAGGTCACCTGACACGACAGGATAGTTGGACAGAAGCCAAGGAGAAATGCGATACCTTCcatttagaaaacataaaaaactgTGACTAGTAAAATCAAGTGTAAAAAGATGATAATACTTCCTGAGTGAATatgctaatatttcattttaatatctattaaaaattgtctagtgatatttaaataattgaataCCTTGATAGGAAAGACAAATCCAGACATATAGGCAGACaaaagtttctgttttttaagtggTTGTAGAATCACATATaagttgtcttatttttttaaagatcagtgatcaaataaataagtcatgatgTGGTGATTTCATTCATTAAAACTACTTAAGAACTTCATATATGACAAACTAGCATTAGTAATCTAAGACAAATAATGGAGAAAAGAAGATATCTACTTAAGATTTAGTGTTGGGATACCTGAGAATGGTATAGTATGAGATGAGATCAAAAGAAGTAGAAGGAAATAGGCTAGTAGGACAGATAGACTAATCTGCAAAAGAGATACATTTATATCAGAACATGAAGTATATCATTGTAACAGGGATCggtttgtatttaaatatatagcaCTGTTAGATCAATGTAATAAaaagtatcaaaagaaaaaaaagtaaatcaaagcacctgggtggctcagtcggttaagcaccggacGTTggatgtcatgatctcacagctcatgggttcaagctccatgtagggctctgtgctgacagctcagagcctgcagcctgcttgggattctgtgtctcccgctctctcagcccctctcctgctcactctctgtttctctctctcaaaaataaacattaaaacaatttttttttaagtatcaaaagaaaacaaaatgaacactgctcaacacatatttattgctccaaatatataaagaattataaatacagaaacataCCCTGCTTTCACGCCATAGGCAGTCACCGAAGattaaaaatttacacaaaagggaagcaaaaataatataaaaacagggagggggaccaaagcataagagactcataaatatggagaacaaacagagggttcctggaagaggtgtgggagggggcatgggctaaatgggtaaggggcattatggaatctactcctgaaatcattattgcactgtatgttaactaacttggatgtaaataaataaataaataaataaataaataaagtaaaaaaaaaaaaggttaaaaaatttttaattaaaaaaaaatttatataaaaggaaaaccCTGACAAACTAAATGGAATCACATGGAGTATGTGCAGTTCCATAGCAAAGATGTGCAAATTAGAACTAATTAAATGGCACAAATAActaaaagatgctttttttttttaagacagtgtTGGAGGAGGATCCATAACCCATTGACCCTGCTGGCGGGCTGCATTATTTCTGAAGAGCAACTTCTCAATATGTAGCAAGAGCTAAAAATCTTTTAAGGCATTTAATCTGTTCCACtttaggaaggagaaaagagaaggaaagatcaCAAAGGGGAAAATGAACTTTGTGCAAGTATGTAACAGCATTATTTTTCATcgtaaaaataagaaacatctcTAACGCATAAGGAAAATGGTTTAGGCAACTGCTCAATGTTAGCAGAATGGAACGCAGTACACTATTATGTGCATTTTGTTGATCCATGAAAATCTGTATGTGAAGCTGTAACAAATAAAGCTCAACAAGGGATAAATA includes:
- the LOC122468571 gene encoding uncharacterized protein LOC122468571: MNFLLPQEVWEQQNNILYRRTTRLAENKPDLKSFMVGNELGPCGGRHTPKRGGGRSPPLSPEPPAFEGSSLGFRRRAAGRACRVPGHKSPGTAAPAARLRWRRRGPWPARAPAVIRALCILGAPFPSRSTPKPPPRQPRKRGAASRGSSRPLGGTGRAPFPPGAVALRLRGERRRPGRALPAPHPPQRRLRSLCESAAPKASRLPQTEFSDRFALGLGGRVRFSPPSRATQFDLIPPSQRSVLNCLLELISPCSVSPSPFWSTLMSTAVLLLSHLSDPRLRCEALEDSGHIFAALKQIL